One Patescibacteria group bacterium genomic window, AGATCTCGCTGGTTTTAAAAAAAAGGTTGGGTTTTCCCGACAAAGACGGCAAGGGTGGAAACTCTGTCGCGGGCAGACTGGCAATCGTCGCCTGGTATTTTTGACAGCTTATTTTTAGATTGTTTTCTTCTAAAGAAAAGTCAATTTTTTCGGCCGGCAGGGAACTTATAAATTCAACCAGGGTTTTGGCGGGAACGGTTATTTCTCCGTCTTTCTCGACCTTGGCCCCAACTTCAAAAGAAACCCCCGACTCTAGGTTGGTGGCTCCTAATTTTAGTTTGCCGTTCTTGGCCGAAAAAAGAATGTTGGCCAAAACGGGAAGTTGAGCTCGAGGAGAGACAAAACGACCAACAATAGATAGTCCCTTATTAATGTTTTCCTGTAAACAACTAAATTGCATCTTAAAAACTTTTTGTATTATCAGTGTTTATTTAATAAGTAGTAGTGTTAGTAGACAGCGTTGATAAGTTTATAAGATTTCGCAAGAAAGTCAAGACTGTCTTTTTCTTTCCACGTTCTTGTGGAAAAAATTGTGGAAAAAAGAGAAGTTTTTGTGGATAAGTGTAAAACCATAAAACCCCTTCTTAACTTGTCCCCCAAAGCTTAGTTTTTATCCAGGCAATATCCTCGCGTAACTTCTCATCCGTGGATAAAAGCGTGGAAATTTTTTCAACGCCATGCATAATCGTGGTGTGGTCGCGACCACCTAAAACCTCCCCAACTTCCTCGAGTGGATATCCACATTCTATCCTCAAGATGTACATACAGACCTGACGAGGAAAGGAAAGAGACCGGTCTCTTTTTGGCCCCTTAAGATAGGAAATCTTAAGATTAAAACGGTCGGCAATTGTTTCTAAAACCTCATTACTGGTGACCTTTCTTCTGGTTGGGGTTTCATTATTATTGGTTTTACTAAGAAGAGACTTGGCCAGTTCCGGGGTTAAAGGAACTTTCTTAAATTGGGCCTCGGTGACAAGTCTTATGAGCGCCCCTTCGAGTTTTCTGATGGAAGAAATATTAGCCGCGAGCGTTTGGGCCACGTCCATAGGAAGGTTAATTTCTTTTTGTTTGGCCTTAATCAAAAGAATGGCACATCTTAGTTCAAAATCCGGCGGGGCAATATCAATAATTAGGCCGCCCTCAAAACGAGACCGCAGTCTTTCTTCAAGCTTGGCAATCTCGGCCGGTGGCCGGTCAGAGGTTAAAACAATTTGTCCTCCCTCGCGTTGCACTGTATTAAAAGTGTGAAAAAACTCTTCCTGAACCGCCGTTTTGCCGGCAATAAACTGAATGTCGTCAATTAAAAGCATTTGGGCGCTGCGGTATTTTTCTTTGAATTTTTTTGTTGTTTTTGTTTGAATAGCGTCAATAATTTCGTTTGTGAACTCTTCCCCCATACAGTAAATAATTTTTAAATTTTTCTGCTTTTCTAAAACCGTATGGCCGATCGCCTGCATAAGATGGGTTTTACCGACGCCGACGCCGCCGTGCAAAAACAAAGGGTTATAAGCTGTTCCCGGGGAACGGCTGACGGCAACGGCCGCGGCATAAGCCATTTGGTTACAAGGAGAAACGGCAAAGGCCTCAAAAGTAAAATCCGGGCGAAGGTGGGCCTGTTTGGCCAGGTCTATTTCGGGAAAGCTTCCTGTTTTGGCAAAAAGAGGACCGGGTTCTTTTTGGGCCAAAGATAAAAGACCATCAGCTTTTTTAATCGCAAAAACCAAACTATTATTGCCCAAGGTGTGTTTATCAAGAAGATTTTTTATAAGCGCATAATAGCGGGTTTCGATCATTCTTTGGGTTAAGGGATTGAGGCAACCAATGGTCGCGACGTCTTTTTCCACGGAAATTAAAGAGGTTCCGGTAAAAAAAGTTTGGAAAACAGGCTTGGAAACCTGAAGTTCGATTTCGGCTAAAATTATTTGCCAAAGTTTTTCGTTTTCCATAAAGCTTTTTAAAAAATATTAAGAGGCAGAGGACTTGTCGTTTATAACTTGCGAGGCAAGGCAAGTTCGTATTCTGAC contains:
- the dnaA gene encoding chromosomal replication initiator protein DnaA, with protein sequence MENEKLWQIILAEIELQVSKPVFQTFFTGTSLISVEKDVATIGCLNPLTQRMIETRYYALIKNLLDKHTLGNNSLVFAIKKADGLLSLAQKEPGPLFAKTGSFPEIDLAKQAHLRPDFTFEAFAVSPCNQMAYAAAVAVSRSPGTAYNPLFLHGGVGVGKTHLMQAIGHTVLEKQKNLKIIYCMGEEFTNEIIDAIQTKTTKKFKEKYRSAQMLLIDDIQFIAGKTAVQEEFFHTFNTVQREGGQIVLTSDRPPAEIAKLEERLRSRFEGGLIIDIAPPDFELRCAILLIKAKQKEINLPMDVAQTLAANISSIRKLEGALIRLVTEAQFKKVPLTPELAKSLLSKTNNNETPTRRKVTSNEVLETIADRFNLKISYLKGPKRDRSLSFPRQVCMYILRIECGYPLEEVGEVLGGRDHTTIMHGVEKISTLLSTDEKLREDIAWIKTKLWGTS